The Pan paniscus chromosome 1, NHGRI_mPanPan1-v2.0_pri, whole genome shotgun sequence genome has a segment encoding these proteins:
- the LOC103785106 gene encoding metallothionein-1E yields MDPNCSCATGGSCTCAGSCKCKECKCTSCKKSCCSCCPMGCAKCAQGCICKGASEKCNCYA; encoded by the coding sequence ATGGACCCCAACTGCTCCTGCGCCACTGGTGGCTCCTGCACGTGCGCCGGCTCCTGCAAGTGCAAAGAGTGCAAATGCACCTCCTGCAAGAagagctgctgctcctgctgccccATGGGCTGTGCCAAGTGTGCCCAGGGCTGCATCTGCAAAGGGGCGTCGGAGAAGTGCAACTGCTATGCCTGA
- the RNF19B gene encoding E3 ubiquitin-protein ligase RNF19B isoform X1: protein MGSEKDSESPRSTSLHAAAPDPKCRSGGRRRRLTLHSVFSASARGRRARAKPQAEPPPPAAPPPPAPAPAAAQGPPPEALPAEPAAEAEAEAAAAAAEPGFDDEEAAEGGGPGAEEVECPLCLVRLPPERAPRLLSCPHRSCRDCLRHYLRLEISESRVPISCPECSERLNPHDIRLLLADPPLMHKYEEFMLRRYLASDPDCRWCPAPDCGYAVIAYGCASCPKLTCEREGCQTEFCYHCKQIWHPNQTCDMARQQRAQTLRVRTKHTSGLSYGQESGPADDIKPCPRCSAYIIKMNDGSCNHMTCAVCGCEFCWLCMKEISDLHYLSPSGCTFWGKKPWSRKKKILWQLGTLIGAPVGISLIAGIAIPAMVIGIPVYVGRKIHSRYEGRKTSKHKRNLAITGGVTLSVIASPVIAAVSVGIGVPIMLAYVYGVVPISLCRGGGCGVSTANGKGVKIEFDEDDGPITVADAWRALKNPSIGESSIEGLTSVLSTSGSPTDGLSVMQGPYSETASFAALSGGTLSGGILSSGKGKYSRLEVQADVQKEIFPKDTASLGAISDNASTRAMAGSIISSYNPQDRECNNMEIQVDIEAKPSHYQLVSGSSTEDSLHVHAQMAENEEEGSGGGGSEEDPPCRHQSCEQKDCLASKPWDISLAQPESIRSDLESSDTQSDDVPDITSDECGSPRSHTAACPSTPRAQGAPSPSAHMNLSALAEGQTVLKPEGGEARV from the exons ATGGGCTCCGAGAAGGACTCCGAGTCGCCGCGCTCCACATCGCTACATGCGGCCGCGCCCGACCCTAAGTGCCGCAGCGGCGGCCGGCGCCGGCGCCTCACCTTGCACAGCGTCTTCTCTGCCTCGGCCCGCGGCCGCCGCGCCCGGGCCAAGCCTCAGGCCGAGCCGCCGCCCCCGGctgcgccgccgccgcccgccccgGCCCCTGCCGCGGCCCAGGGCCCGCCGCCCGAGGCGCTGCCCGCCGAGCCGGCCGCCGAGGCCGAGGCGgaggccgcggcggcggcggcggagccTGGGTTCGACGATGAGGAGGCGGCGGAGGGCGGCGGCCCGGGCGCGGAGGAGGTGGAGTGTCCGCTGTGCCTGGTGCGGCTGCCGCCTGAGCGGGCCCCGCGCCTCCTCAGCTGTCCGCACCGCTCGTGCCGGGACTGCCTCCGCCACTACCTGCGCCTGGAGATAAGCGAGAGCAGGGTGCCCATCAGCTGCCCCGAGTGCAGCGAGCGACTCAACCCGCACGACATCCGCTTGCTGCTCGCCGACCCGCCGCTTATGCACAAGTACGAGGAGTTCATGCTGCGCCGCTACCTAGCCTCGGACCCCGACTGCCGCTGGTGCCCGGCCCCGGACTGCGG TTATGCTGTTATTGCCTATGGCTGTGCCAGCTGCCCGAAGCTAACTTGTGAGAGGGAAGGTTGCCAGACTGAGTTCTGCTACCACTGCAAGCAGATATGGCATCCAAATCAGACATGCGATATGGCCCGTCAACAGAGGGCCCAGACTTTACGAGTTCGGACCAAACACACTTCAGGTCTCAGTTATGGGCAAGAATCTGGACCAG CAGATGACATCAAGCCATGCCCACGATGCAGTGCGTACATTATCAAGATGAATGATGGAAGCTGTAATCACATGACCTGTGCAGTGTGTGGCTGTGAATTCTGTTGGCTTTGTATGAAAGAGATCTCAGACTTGCATTACCTCAG CCCCTCTGGCTGTACATTCTGGGGCAAGAAGCCATGGAGCCGTAAGAAGAAAATTCTTTGGCAGCTGGGCACGTTGATTGGTGCTCCAGTGGGGATTTCTCTCATTGCTGGCATTGCCATTCCTGCCATGGTCATTGGCATTCCTGTTTATGTTGGGAGGAAG atTCACAGCAGGTATGAGGGAAGGAAAACCTCCAAACACAAGAGGAATTTGGCTATCACTGGAGGAGTGACTTTGTCGGTCATTGCATCCCCAGTTATTGCTGCAGTTAGTGTTG GTATTGGTGTCCCCATTATGCTGGCATATGTTTATGGGGTTGTGCCCATTTCTCTTTGTCGTGGAGGCGGCTGTGGAGTTAGCACAGCCAACGGAAAAGGAGTGAAAATTGAATTTGATGAAGATGATGGTCCAATCACAG TGGCAGATGCCTGGAGAGCCCTCAAGAATCCCAGCATTGGGGAAAGCAGCATTGAAGGCCTGACTAGTGTATTGAGCACTAGTGGAAGCCCTACAGATGGACTTAGTGTTATGCAAGGTCCTTACAGCGAAACAGCCAGCTTTGCAGCCCTCTCAGGGGGCACGCTGAGTGGCGGCATTCTCTCCAGTGGCAAGGGAAAATATAGCAG GTTAGAAGTTCAAGCCGATGTCCAAAAGGAAATTTTCCCCAAAGACACAGCCAGTCTTGGTGCAATTAGTGACAACGCAAGCACTCGTGCTATGGCCGGTTCCATAATCAGTTCCTACAACCCACAGGACAG AGAATGCAACAATATGGAAATCCAAGTGGACATTGAAGCCAAACCAAGCCACTATCAGCTGGTGAGTGGAAGCAGCACGGAGGACTCGCTCCATGTTCATGCTCAGATGGCAGAGAATGAAGAAGAAGGTAGTGGTGGCGGAGGCAGTGAAGAGGATCCCCCCTGCAGACACCAAAGCTGTGAACAGAAAGACTGCCTGGCCAGCAAACCTTGGGACATCAGCCTGGCCCAGCCTGAAAGCATCCGCAGTGACCTAGAGAGTTCTGATACACAGTCAGACGATGTGCCAGACATCACCTCAGATGAGTGTG
- the RNF19B gene encoding E3 ubiquitin-protein ligase RNF19B isoform X3 has translation MGSEKDSESPRSTSLHAAAPDPKCRSGGRRRRLTLHSVFSASARGRRARAKPQAEPPPPAAPPPPAPAPAAAQGPPPEALPAEPAAEAEAEAAAAAAEPGFDDEEAAEGGGPGAEEVECPLCLVRLPPERAPRLLSCPHRSCRDCLRHYLRLEISESRVPISCPECSERLNPHDIRLLLADPPLMHKYEEFMLRRYLASDPDCRWCPAPDCGYAVIAYGCASCPKLTCEREGCQTEFCYHCKQIWHPNQTCDMARQQRAQTLRVRTKHTSGLSYGQESGPDDIKPCPRCSAYIIKMNDGSCNHMTCAVCGCEFCWLCMKEISDLHYLSPSGCTFWGKKPWSRKKKILWQLGTLIGAPVGISLIAGIAIPAMVIGIPVYVGRKIHSRYEGRKTSKHKRNLAITGGVTLSVIASPVIAAVSVGIGVPIMLAYVYGVVPISLCRGGGCGVSTANGKGVKIEFDEDDGPITVADAWRALKNPSIGESSIEGLTSVLSTSGSPTDGLSVMQGPYSETASFAALSGGTLSGGILSSGKGKYSRLEVQADVQKEIFPKDTASLGAISDNASTRAMAGSIISSYNPQDRFSMIHA, from the exons ATGGGCTCCGAGAAGGACTCCGAGTCGCCGCGCTCCACATCGCTACATGCGGCCGCGCCCGACCCTAAGTGCCGCAGCGGCGGCCGGCGCCGGCGCCTCACCTTGCACAGCGTCTTCTCTGCCTCGGCCCGCGGCCGCCGCGCCCGGGCCAAGCCTCAGGCCGAGCCGCCGCCCCCGGctgcgccgccgccgcccgccccgGCCCCTGCCGCGGCCCAGGGCCCGCCGCCCGAGGCGCTGCCCGCCGAGCCGGCCGCCGAGGCCGAGGCGgaggccgcggcggcggcggcggagccTGGGTTCGACGATGAGGAGGCGGCGGAGGGCGGCGGCCCGGGCGCGGAGGAGGTGGAGTGTCCGCTGTGCCTGGTGCGGCTGCCGCCTGAGCGGGCCCCGCGCCTCCTCAGCTGTCCGCACCGCTCGTGCCGGGACTGCCTCCGCCACTACCTGCGCCTGGAGATAAGCGAGAGCAGGGTGCCCATCAGCTGCCCCGAGTGCAGCGAGCGACTCAACCCGCACGACATCCGCTTGCTGCTCGCCGACCCGCCGCTTATGCACAAGTACGAGGAGTTCATGCTGCGCCGCTACCTAGCCTCGGACCCCGACTGCCGCTGGTGCCCGGCCCCGGACTGCGG TTATGCTGTTATTGCCTATGGCTGTGCCAGCTGCCCGAAGCTAACTTGTGAGAGGGAAGGTTGCCAGACTGAGTTCTGCTACCACTGCAAGCAGATATGGCATCCAAATCAGACATGCGATATGGCCCGTCAACAGAGGGCCCAGACTTTACGAGTTCGGACCAAACACACTTCAGGTCTCAGTTATGGGCAAGAATCTGGACCAG ATGACATCAAGCCATGCCCACGATGCAGTGCGTACATTATCAAGATGAATGATGGAAGCTGTAATCACATGACCTGTGCAGTGTGTGGCTGTGAATTCTGTTGGCTTTGTATGAAAGAGATCTCAGACTTGCATTACCTCAG CCCCTCTGGCTGTACATTCTGGGGCAAGAAGCCATGGAGCCGTAAGAAGAAAATTCTTTGGCAGCTGGGCACGTTGATTGGTGCTCCAGTGGGGATTTCTCTCATTGCTGGCATTGCCATTCCTGCCATGGTCATTGGCATTCCTGTTTATGTTGGGAGGAAG atTCACAGCAGGTATGAGGGAAGGAAAACCTCCAAACACAAGAGGAATTTGGCTATCACTGGAGGAGTGACTTTGTCGGTCATTGCATCCCCAGTTATTGCTGCAGTTAGTGTTG GTATTGGTGTCCCCATTATGCTGGCATATGTTTATGGGGTTGTGCCCATTTCTCTTTGTCGTGGAGGCGGCTGTGGAGTTAGCACAGCCAACGGAAAAGGAGTGAAAATTGAATTTGATGAAGATGATGGTCCAATCACAG TGGCAGATGCCTGGAGAGCCCTCAAGAATCCCAGCATTGGGGAAAGCAGCATTGAAGGCCTGACTAGTGTATTGAGCACTAGTGGAAGCCCTACAGATGGACTTAGTGTTATGCAAGGTCCTTACAGCGAAACAGCCAGCTTTGCAGCCCTCTCAGGGGGCACGCTGAGTGGCGGCATTCTCTCCAGTGGCAAGGGAAAATATAGCAG GTTAGAAGTTCAAGCCGATGTCCAAAAGGAAATTTTCCCCAAAGACACAGCCAGTCTTGGTGCAATTAGTGACAACGCAAGCACTCGTGCTATGGCCGGTTCCATAATCAGTTCCTACAACCCACAGGACAG GTTTAGCATGATCCATGCATGA
- the RNF19B gene encoding E3 ubiquitin-protein ligase RNF19B isoform X2, translated as MGSEKDSESPRSTSLHAAAPDPKCRSGGRRRRLTLHSVFSASARGRRARAKPQAEPPPPAAPPPPAPAPAAAQGPPPEALPAEPAAEAEAEAAAAAAEPGFDDEEAAEGGGPGAEEVECPLCLVRLPPERAPRLLSCPHRSCRDCLRHYLRLEISESRVPISCPECSERLNPHDIRLLLADPPLMHKYEEFMLRRYLASDPDCRWCPAPDCGYAVIAYGCASCPKLTCEREGCQTEFCYHCKQIWHPNQTCDMARQQRAQTLRVRTKHTSGLSYGQESGPDDIKPCPRCSAYIIKMNDGSCNHMTCAVCGCEFCWLCMKEISDLHYLSPSGCTFWGKKPWSRKKKILWQLGTLIGAPVGISLIAGIAIPAMVIGIPVYVGRKIHSRYEGRKTSKHKRNLAITGGVTLSVIASPVIAAVSVGIGVPIMLAYVYGVVPISLCRGGGCGVSTANGKGVKIEFDEDDGPITVADAWRALKNPSIGESSIEGLTSVLSTSGSPTDGLSVMQGPYSETASFAALSGGTLSGGILSSGKGKYSRLEVQADVQKEIFPKDTASLGAISDNASTRAMAGSIISSYNPQDRECNNMEIQVDIEAKPSHYQLVSGSSTEDSLHVHAQMAENEEEGSGGGGSEEDPPCRHQSCEQKDCLASKPWDISLAQPESIRSDLESSDTQSDDVPDITSDECGSPRSHTAACPSTPRAQGAPSPSAHMNLSALAEGQTVLKPEGGEARV; from the exons ATGGGCTCCGAGAAGGACTCCGAGTCGCCGCGCTCCACATCGCTACATGCGGCCGCGCCCGACCCTAAGTGCCGCAGCGGCGGCCGGCGCCGGCGCCTCACCTTGCACAGCGTCTTCTCTGCCTCGGCCCGCGGCCGCCGCGCCCGGGCCAAGCCTCAGGCCGAGCCGCCGCCCCCGGctgcgccgccgccgcccgccccgGCCCCTGCCGCGGCCCAGGGCCCGCCGCCCGAGGCGCTGCCCGCCGAGCCGGCCGCCGAGGCCGAGGCGgaggccgcggcggcggcggcggagccTGGGTTCGACGATGAGGAGGCGGCGGAGGGCGGCGGCCCGGGCGCGGAGGAGGTGGAGTGTCCGCTGTGCCTGGTGCGGCTGCCGCCTGAGCGGGCCCCGCGCCTCCTCAGCTGTCCGCACCGCTCGTGCCGGGACTGCCTCCGCCACTACCTGCGCCTGGAGATAAGCGAGAGCAGGGTGCCCATCAGCTGCCCCGAGTGCAGCGAGCGACTCAACCCGCACGACATCCGCTTGCTGCTCGCCGACCCGCCGCTTATGCACAAGTACGAGGAGTTCATGCTGCGCCGCTACCTAGCCTCGGACCCCGACTGCCGCTGGTGCCCGGCCCCGGACTGCGG TTATGCTGTTATTGCCTATGGCTGTGCCAGCTGCCCGAAGCTAACTTGTGAGAGGGAAGGTTGCCAGACTGAGTTCTGCTACCACTGCAAGCAGATATGGCATCCAAATCAGACATGCGATATGGCCCGTCAACAGAGGGCCCAGACTTTACGAGTTCGGACCAAACACACTTCAGGTCTCAGTTATGGGCAAGAATCTGGACCAG ATGACATCAAGCCATGCCCACGATGCAGTGCGTACATTATCAAGATGAATGATGGAAGCTGTAATCACATGACCTGTGCAGTGTGTGGCTGTGAATTCTGTTGGCTTTGTATGAAAGAGATCTCAGACTTGCATTACCTCAG CCCCTCTGGCTGTACATTCTGGGGCAAGAAGCCATGGAGCCGTAAGAAGAAAATTCTTTGGCAGCTGGGCACGTTGATTGGTGCTCCAGTGGGGATTTCTCTCATTGCTGGCATTGCCATTCCTGCCATGGTCATTGGCATTCCTGTTTATGTTGGGAGGAAG atTCACAGCAGGTATGAGGGAAGGAAAACCTCCAAACACAAGAGGAATTTGGCTATCACTGGAGGAGTGACTTTGTCGGTCATTGCATCCCCAGTTATTGCTGCAGTTAGTGTTG GTATTGGTGTCCCCATTATGCTGGCATATGTTTATGGGGTTGTGCCCATTTCTCTTTGTCGTGGAGGCGGCTGTGGAGTTAGCACAGCCAACGGAAAAGGAGTGAAAATTGAATTTGATGAAGATGATGGTCCAATCACAG TGGCAGATGCCTGGAGAGCCCTCAAGAATCCCAGCATTGGGGAAAGCAGCATTGAAGGCCTGACTAGTGTATTGAGCACTAGTGGAAGCCCTACAGATGGACTTAGTGTTATGCAAGGTCCTTACAGCGAAACAGCCAGCTTTGCAGCCCTCTCAGGGGGCACGCTGAGTGGCGGCATTCTCTCCAGTGGCAAGGGAAAATATAGCAG GTTAGAAGTTCAAGCCGATGTCCAAAAGGAAATTTTCCCCAAAGACACAGCCAGTCTTGGTGCAATTAGTGACAACGCAAGCACTCGTGCTATGGCCGGTTCCATAATCAGTTCCTACAACCCACAGGACAG AGAATGCAACAATATGGAAATCCAAGTGGACATTGAAGCCAAACCAAGCCACTATCAGCTGGTGAGTGGAAGCAGCACGGAGGACTCGCTCCATGTTCATGCTCAGATGGCAGAGAATGAAGAAGAAGGTAGTGGTGGCGGAGGCAGTGAAGAGGATCCCCCCTGCAGACACCAAAGCTGTGAACAGAAAGACTGCCTGGCCAGCAAACCTTGGGACATCAGCCTGGCCCAGCCTGAAAGCATCCGCAGTGACCTAGAGAGTTCTGATACACAGTCAGACGATGTGCCAGACATCACCTCAGATGAGTGTG